The Acidimicrobiia bacterium genome window below encodes:
- the ilvN gene encoding acetolactate synthase small subunit, with protein sequence MSNLGDIQHHIYSITVENKFGVLSRVAGLFARRGFNIVSLAVSPTEDERFSRMTIVVDAASAPLEQVTKQLHKLIPVIKVMELHPDDAVERELMLVTVKAESETRSQITELASIFEARIEDVGFESITIQAAGRPDKLDAMTDLLTPFGIVELQRTGRIALPKLSRRPQRLRAVKTRGV encoded by the coding sequence GTGTCGAACCTTGGTGACATCCAACACCACATCTACTCGATCACGGTCGAGAACAAGTTCGGCGTGCTGAGTCGCGTTGCCGGCTTGTTCGCGCGGCGCGGCTTCAACATCGTCTCGCTGGCGGTGAGCCCGACCGAGGACGAGCGCTTCAGCCGCATGACGATCGTCGTGGACGCGGCGTCCGCGCCGCTTGAGCAGGTCACGAAACAGCTCCACAAGCTCATCCCCGTGATCAAGGTCATGGAGCTGCACCCGGACGACGCGGTCGAACGCGAGTTGATGCTCGTGACGGTGAAGGCCGAGTCGGAGACGCGCTCGCAGATCACCGAGCTGGCGTCGATTTTCGAGGCTCGCATCGAGGACGTCGGCTTCGAGTCGATCACGATTCAGGCCGCAGGGCGGCCAGACAAGCTCGACGCGATGACCGATCTGCTCACGCCGTTCGGCATCGTCGAGCTCCAGCGGACCGGCCGCATCGCGCTCCCCAAGCTCTCCCGGCGACCCCAGCGCTTGCGGGCCGTCAAGACCCGCGGGGTGTGA
- the ilvC gene encoding ketol-acid reductoisomerase codes for MPATIYYDADADLALLEGRKVAVLGYGSQGHAHALNLKESGVDVRVGLREGSRSWEKAEAAGFKVLATAEACKEADVIMVLLPDTEQARIYKEDIEPNLDDRDSLAFAHGFNIHFGQIKPPKGVDVWMIAPKGPGHLVRRTFEEGGGVPSLVAVSADETGKAKQTALAYAKALGATRAGVLDTTFEEETETDLFGEQVVLCGGLTELIKASYETLVRAGYQPESAYFETLHEVKLIVDLIYEGGIANMRYSISDTAEYGDMTRGPRIITDETRAEMQRILDEIQSGKFAQEWILENQAGRPVFNALRRASADHPIEEVGERLRSMMPWIGAGKARPQDVSGG; via the coding sequence ATGCCCGCGACCATCTACTACGACGCCGACGCTGACCTCGCCTTGCTAGAGGGGCGCAAGGTCGCCGTCCTCGGATACGGCTCGCAAGGGCACGCGCACGCGCTGAACCTCAAGGAGTCGGGTGTCGACGTGCGTGTCGGCTTGCGTGAGGGATCGCGGTCGTGGGAGAAGGCGGAAGCCGCCGGATTCAAGGTGCTCGCGACCGCGGAGGCGTGCAAGGAAGCCGACGTGATCATGGTGCTCCTGCCCGACACCGAGCAGGCGCGCATCTACAAGGAGGACATCGAACCGAACCTCGACGACCGCGACTCGTTGGCCTTCGCGCACGGGTTCAACATCCACTTCGGGCAGATCAAGCCGCCGAAGGGTGTCGACGTGTGGATGATCGCGCCGAAGGGACCCGGTCATCTCGTACGGCGCACCTTCGAAGAGGGCGGTGGCGTGCCGTCACTCGTGGCGGTGTCGGCCGACGAGACGGGCAAGGCGAAGCAGACCGCGCTGGCCTATGCCAAGGCCCTCGGCGCGACGCGGGCCGGTGTGCTCGACACCACGTTCGAGGAGGAGACCGAGACGGATCTCTTCGGCGAGCAAGTGGTGCTCTGCGGTGGGCTCACCGAGCTGATCAAGGCGAGCTACGAGACGCTCGTGCGCGCTGGCTACCAGCCCGAGTCGGCGTACTTCGAGACGCTGCACGAGGTGAAGCTCATCGTGGACCTCATCTACGAGGGCGGCATCGCGAACATGCGCTACTCAATCTCGGACACGGCCGAGTACGGCGACATGACCCGCGGTCCCCGCATCATCACCGACGAGACCCGCGCCGAGATGCAGCGCATCCTCGACGAGATCCAGAGCGGCAAGTTCGCGCAGGAGTGGATCCTCGAGAACCAGGCCGGGCGGCCGGTGTTCAACGCACTGCGGCGCGCATCGGCCGACCACCCGATCGAAGAGGTCGGCGAGCGCCTGCGTTCGATGATGCCGTGGATCGGTGCCGGCAAGGCCCGTCCACAAGACGTGTCCGGCGGGTAG
- a CDS encoding nickel-binding protein: protein MPYFMDRHDNVEGTPDEVAEAHAQDLAVQEKYGVNYLSYWFDPADRAVFCFVEAPNQESAETVHREAHGLVANRIIPVEGQTVNAFLGRPPDHPAGEGSTASAFRTILFTDVVGSTDMTQRLGDAEAMTVLRVHDQIVRDAITHANGSEIKHTGDGIMAAFASSSAAIECAIAVQRNLANHNRDAEHPLHVRIGLSAGEPVTERDDLFGAAVQLAARACDRAAAGSILVSTAVRELARGKTFAFEARGPFALKGFDEEIPLFEVAWAESGPA, encoded by the coding sequence GTGCCGTACTTCATGGACCGCCACGACAATGTCGAGGGCACACCAGACGAGGTCGCCGAGGCTCACGCGCAGGATCTCGCCGTGCAGGAGAAGTACGGCGTCAACTACCTGAGCTATTGGTTCGACCCCGCGGATCGAGCAGTCTTCTGCTTCGTCGAGGCGCCGAACCAAGAGTCGGCCGAAACGGTGCACCGTGAGGCGCACGGGCTGGTGGCGAATCGGATCATCCCGGTTGAAGGTCAAACGGTGAACGCGTTCCTCGGACGGCCTCCCGACCATCCCGCCGGTGAGGGCTCCACTGCGTCCGCCTTCCGCACGATCCTGTTCACCGACGTCGTCGGATCGACCGACATGACGCAACGGCTCGGCGATGCCGAGGCGATGACCGTCTTGCGCGTGCACGACCAAATCGTTCGAGACGCGATCACGCATGCGAACGGCTCAGAGATCAAGCACACGGGCGACGGGATCATGGCCGCGTTTGCGTCGTCCAGCGCGGCGATCGAGTGCGCGATCGCCGTCCAGCGCAACCTTGCGAATCACAACCGAGATGCCGAGCACCCGCTCCATGTGCGAATCGGACTGAGCGCGGGTGAACCTGTGACCGAACGCGACGACTTGTTCGGTGCGGCGGTGCAGCTCGCCGCCCGTGCTTGTGATCGCGCGGCGGCAGGATCGATCCTCGTGTCGACCGCCGTCAGGGAGCTGGCCCGAGGCAAGACCTTCGCGTTCGAAGCTCGCGGACCGTTCGCGCTCAAAGGTTTCGACGAAGAGATCCCGCTCTTCGAGGTGGCGTGGGCAGAGAGCGGCCCTGCCTAG
- a CDS encoding glycerol-3-phosphate acyltransferase has product MNDVLLTIAAALAGYLVGTFPTADLVTQLATRGRVDIRAAGSGNPGGLNAMKVVGAKWGVFVIVVDIVKGVVAGLLGWLVGDESGAYAGATAGIAGHIFPVWSRFRGGKGVATSGGAVLVVFPIYFPVDAAVAAIGALSTHNSERAIWISAPVWVGAALGWWLADLPNLWGPEPSVGLPISAAVGAGMILGKFIAARRPPMPAPA; this is encoded by the coding sequence ATGAACGACGTCCTGCTGACGATCGCGGCTGCGCTCGCGGGCTATCTCGTCGGCACGTTCCCGACTGCTGACCTCGTGACGCAGTTGGCCACCCGAGGGCGCGTGGACATCCGCGCCGCAGGCAGCGGCAATCCCGGCGGGCTCAACGCGATGAAGGTCGTCGGCGCGAAGTGGGGTGTCTTCGTCATCGTCGTCGACATCGTGAAAGGCGTGGTCGCGGGCTTGCTCGGCTGGTTGGTCGGCGATGAGTCGGGCGCGTATGCAGGGGCCACGGCCGGGATCGCGGGACACATCTTCCCGGTGTGGTCGCGCTTTCGGGGTGGCAAGGGTGTGGCGACGTCGGGTGGGGCGGTGCTCGTGGTGTTCCCCATCTACTTCCCGGTCGACGCGGCGGTTGCCGCCATCGGCGCGCTGTCCACGCACAACTCGGAGCGCGCGATCTGGATCAGCGCGCCGGTGTGGGTGGGTGCTGCGCTCGGGTGGTGGCTCGCCGACCTGCCGAACCTCTGGGGCCCGGAGCCGTCGGTGGGGTTGCCGATCTCGGCCGCAGTCGGGGCCGGCATGATCCTGGGCAAGTTCATCGCCGCCCGTCGACCGCCGATGCCTGCTCCCGCGTGA
- a CDS encoding DegV family protein: MIGLVTDSSSQLPASLRDRFDVQVVPLTIVIDGQEYAEGVDLASDDFYAQLASGALVTTAAPSPGRILEAWESAAARGATEILSIHIGSNTSATVNAVKVAVSMIEVPVLVLDTGTASFPVACCVWGAGMVIERGGTIDEAASVARAIAAEVGNVFIVGALDLARRGGRLAPGVESSGPVPVLALDGGTMEVVGEAADRDAAVSAMADYVRDRAGDRVQRVGVGHAGAQDIADDLAEALSSLPVVGETVRYEVGPSVGAHTGLGTVGCVFFPDDLVG, translated from the coding sequence GTGATCGGACTCGTCACCGACTCCAGCTCGCAGCTGCCCGCGTCGCTGCGCGATCGCTTCGACGTGCAGGTCGTGCCACTCACGATCGTGATCGATGGCCAGGAGTACGCCGAAGGCGTCGACCTCGCCAGCGACGACTTCTACGCCCAGCTCGCGTCGGGCGCGCTGGTCACCACCGCGGCGCCGTCGCCGGGACGCATCCTCGAGGCGTGGGAATCAGCAGCTGCGCGAGGCGCGACTGAGATCCTCTCGATCCACATCGGCTCGAACACGTCCGCAACCGTAAACGCGGTGAAGGTCGCGGTGTCGATGATCGAGGTGCCGGTGCTCGTGCTCGACACCGGCACAGCCTCTTTCCCGGTCGCGTGCTGCGTGTGGGGCGCGGGCATGGTCATCGAACGGGGCGGCACGATCGACGAAGCAGCCTCGGTGGCTCGCGCGATCGCGGCGGAGGTCGGCAACGTGTTCATCGTCGGCGCCCTCGACCTGGCGCGGCGCGGCGGGCGGCTCGCGCCCGGCGTCGAGTCGTCAGGTCCGGTGCCAGTGCTCGCGCTCGACGGCGGGACCATGGAGGTTGTCGGCGAAGCGGCGGATCGAGACGCCGCGGTGTCTGCGATGGCCGACTACGTGCGTGACCGGGCCGGTGACCGTGTGCAGCGCGTCGGAGTAGGTCATGCCGGAGCACAGGACATCGCCGACGACCTCGCCGAAGCCTTGAGCTCCCTGCCGGTCGTGGGGGAGACCGTGCGGTACGAAGTCGGCCCGTCGGTTGGCGCGCACACCGGCCTCGGCACCGTGGGGTGCGTGTTCTTCCCCGACGACCTCGTGGGTTAG